The Aedes aegypti strain LVP_AGWG chromosome 3, AaegL5.0 Primary Assembly, whole genome shotgun sequence genome contains a region encoding:
- the LOC5573752 gene encoding protein crossbronx homolog, with amino-acid sequence MTLDSYDKLLGTVLQEYKILSEYKRLQNEDLGGLYVIPSFENSFLWFGVIFVRSGPYKDGVFRFTVSLPDKFPNDATVPNVVFQSETFHPLIDPYNGTLELAEAFPKWKSGENHVWQLLKFIQYIFASFDEYMSLAEQSANNVAYELYGQNRPEFLRKVEECVRLGQSRLYDPAPVQDRNYIVFDRFDRETHGPVLESLKQGKANEVTTPPSSGLSWVKEGVFQPLSKQG; translated from the exons ATGACGCTGGATTCTTACGACAAGTTGCTTGGAACCGTCCTGCAGGAGTACAAAATTTTAAGCGAATA CAAACGATTGCAAAACGAAGATTTGGGTGGATTGTACGTGATTCCCTCGTTTGAAAATAGTTTTC TTTGGTTCGGAGTGATATTCGTTCGCAGCGGTCCCTACAAGGATGGCGTTTTCCGCTTCACGGTGTCGCTGCCGGACAAGTTCCCGAACGATGCCACCGTTCCG AACGTCGTGTTCCAAAGCGAAACCTTCCACCCCCTGATCGATCCGTACAACGGCACGCTGGAGCTGGCCGAAGCCTTCCCGAAGTGGAAATCGGGCGAAAACCACGTCTGGCAGCTGCTCAAATTCATCCAGTACATTTTCGCCAGCTTCGACGAGTACATGTCCCTGGCCGAGCAGAGCGCCAACAATGTGGCCTACGAGCTGTACGGCCAGAACCGGCCGGAATTTCTCCGCAAAGTGGAAGAATGCGTACGGCTCGGCCAGAGTCGGCTGTACGATCCGGCTCCGGTACAGGACCGCAACTACATCGTGTTCGATCGGTTCGATAGGGAAACCCATGGTCCGGTACTGGAGTCGCTGAAGCAGGGCAAAGCCAACGAGGTCACCACTCCGCCCTCTTCCGGTCTTTCGTGGGTCAAAGAAGGGGTGTTTCAACCGCTGAGCAAACAAGGTTGA